In Ostrea edulis chromosome 4, xbOstEdul1.1, whole genome shotgun sequence, a single window of DNA contains:
- the LOC125679810 gene encoding multiple epidermal growth factor-like domains protein 10, which produces MHTPVFLIHVAVGLISSSGYQIISQNMDSEQAKDVFGCQQTGTCQQYQSSCAVDGDINTCTRSAPFGARNPDQSTWWYVNLEKVLSIFSIRIQFRDYGVQYVMRQRGRFAGFSLYVSNTTIKEDGYICYKNGQELPTLDFSTTCVKHGRHIIFYNERLGGTTYPTGYETAIVYTELCEVTVTGCKESGVYGYNCDLPCPNNCQEMRCDIVNGTCLGCTAGWVGDFCNTSCPAGYYGLQCGSTCTGHCRENLSCNHITGQCDYGCGNGWIGIHCNTQCPAESHGPDCVYNCSGQCLSYLPCNRTTGRCDGGCNPGYTGDICDKACSVGRYGLNCSESCSSHCRSESNHCNHRDGHCAHGCDDGFQGSKCEEICIDGWYGENCSVLCNENCVNQSCDHITGSCVYGCKPG; this is translated from the exons ATGCATACACCTGTCTTTCTCATACATGTAGCAGTGGGATTGATTTCGTCATCTGGATACC AAATCATATCTCAGAATATGGATAGCGAGCAGGCTAAGGACGTATTCGGCTGTCAACAAACTGGAACATGTCAGCAGTATCAATCCAGTTGTGCAGTAGATGGAGACATTAACACGTGTACAAGGTCAGCACCTTTTGGAGCTAGAAATCCAGATCAATCGACATGGTGGTATGTTAACCTTGAGAAAGTACTCAGCATCTTCAGCATCAGAATACAGTTCAGAGACTATGGAGTACAATATG TCATGAGACAAAGAGGGCGTTTTGCTGGTTTTTCGCTGTATGTGTCAAACACAACTATAAAGGAAGATGGGTATATCTGTTACAAGAACGGACAGGAGTTACCGACCTTGGATTTCAGTACAACTTGCGTCAAACATGGACGTCAcattatattttataatgaaagaCTTGGCGGAACGACTTATCCTACCGGATATGAAACAGCTATAGTTTACACTGAATTATGTGAAGTAACTGTAACAG GTTGTAAAGAATCCGGTGTGTATGGATATAATTGTGATCTACCCTGTCCAAACAACTGTCAGGAAATGAGATGTGACATTGTCAACGGAACGTGTTTGGGTTGTACTGCAGGATGGGTGGGTGACTTTTGTAACACAT CCTGTCCAGCTGGATATTACGGTTTACAGTGTGGATCTACGTGTACTGGACACTGCAGAGAGAACCTGTCTTGTAATCACATCACTGGACAATGTGACTATGGATGTGGTAATGGATGGATAGGAATACATTGTAACACAC aGTGTCCTGCAGAATCACACGGTCCGGATTGTGTGTATAACTGTAGTGGACAGTGTCTGAGTTACCTCCCCTGTAACAGGACAACAGGAAGATGTGACGGAGGCTGTAATCCAGGATATACCGGGGACATCTGTGACAAAG CATGCTCAGTTGGCCGGTACGGACTGAATTGTTCAGAGAGCTGCAGTTCCCATTGTCGATctgaaagtaatcattgtaACCACAGAGACGGACATTGTGCACATGGATGTGACGATGGATTCCAAGGAAGTAAATGTGAGGAAA TTTGCATTGATGGCTGGTATGGAGAAAACTGCTCTGTACTATGTAACGAGAACTGTGTCAATCAGTCATGTGACCACATCACAGGCAGCTGTGTATACGGATGTAAACCGGGATAG
- the LOC130054342 gene encoding multiple epidermal growth factor-like domains protein 10 — protein MHTLVFLIHVAVGLISSSGYQIISQNKETDQAKEVPKCQETGTCQQYQSSRAVDGYINRCTRTAPIGTLAPDKWTWWYVDLEKVLSIYSIEIQFKGYGEQNGCRESGVYGYNCDVPCPNNCQELRCDIVNGTCLGCTAGWVGEFCNESCPAGYYGLRCGSTCTGHCSDNLSCNHITGQCDYGCGNGWTGTHCNTLGSV, from the exons ATGCATACACTTGTCTTTCTCATACATGTAGCAGTGGGATTGATTTCGTCATCTGGATACC AAATCATATCTCAGAATAAGGAGACCGATCAGGCTAAGGAGGTACCAAAATGCCAAGAAACTGGAACATGTCAGCAGTATCAATCCAGTCGTGCAGTGGATGGATACATTAACAGGTGTACAAGGACAGCACCTATTGGGACACTAGCCCCAGATAAATGGACATGGTGGtatgttgaccttgagaaagtACTCAGCATCTACAGCATAGAAATACAATTCAAAGGCTATGGAGAACAAAATG GTTGTAGAGAATCGGGTGTGTATGGGTATAACTGTGATGTACCTTGTCCAAACAACTGTCAGGAATTGAGATGTGACATTGTCAACGGAACGTGTTTGGGTTGTACTGCAGGATGGGTGGGAGAATTTTGTAATGAAT CATGCCCAGCTGGATATTACGGTCTACGGTGTGGATCAACATGTACTGGACACTGCAGTGACAACCTGTCATGTAATCACATCACTGGACAATGTGACTATGGATGTGGTAATGGATGGACAGGAACACATTGTAACACAC TGGGCAGTGTCTGA